In the Carassius gibelio isolate Cgi1373 ecotype wild population from Czech Republic chromosome A2, carGib1.2-hapl.c, whole genome shotgun sequence genome, one interval contains:
- the ccl20l gene encoding C-C motif chemokine 20 produces MSLLTITLISSILLSLFPHTPAAYGPLNYACCVKYTRNPLPLRVIKGFIEQSSREVCRINAIIFFTKNKKKVCASVEDQWVRAALAHLRSKINKLTVKGAPRLTTGLKQLIHTTTKSP; encoded by the exons ATGTCTCTTCTCACCATCACTCTCATCAGCAGCATTCTCCTAAGCCTGTTTCCACACACTCCAGCAGCAT ATGGGCCGCTGAACTATGCCTGCTGTGTGAAATACACTCGAAATCCTCTGCCCTTAAGAGTGATCAAGGGATTCATTGAGCAGAGCTCCCGCGAGGTGTGTCGCATAAATGCCATCAT TTTTTTCACCAAGAACAAGAAGAAGGTATGCGCGAGTGTCGAGGATCAGTGGGTGAGAGCAGCGCTTGCACATCTGAG gtccaaaataaataaactgacagTAAAGGGAGCTCCACGTCTCACCACTGGACTGAAACAGTTGATTCACACAACCACCAAAAGCCCATGA
- the si:ch211-122l24.6 gene encoding uncharacterized protein si:ch211-122l24.6, which translates to MGSFLAFPLAKPPEIFDLPDSALIEADKEDVYAECHAINVKFCETMHRQNMRSKKEVAMFYEYRRHWSEVVEKLKEKYPQWTSEDILNLRYQFEVFVRDQGYLLHYATFNEMLDVFQDATSPEQRRAMFNSVDTRRYNAINFEEYLQLMNNINIGTPVPRPPGIEDDRDEIMNLVSDLSEAYTFSQICNGLF; encoded by the exons ATGGGCTCATTCCTTGCTTTTCCACTGGCGAAACCGCCTGAGATATTCGATCTTCCCGATTCTGCGCTTATAGAGG CTGATAAAGAAGATGTTTATGCGGAATGTCATGCAATCAATGTGAAGTTCTGCGAAACCATGCATCGGCAGAATATGCGCTCCAAAAAGGAAGTGGCCATGTTTTATG AATATAGACGTCACTGGAGTGAAGTGGTTGAAAAGTTGAAGGAGAAATACCCACAGTGGACATCTGAAGACATCTTGAACCTTAGATATCAGTTTGAGGTTTTTGTCAGAGATCAAGGCTATCTTCTTCACTACGCTACCTT CAATGAGATGCTTGACGTCTTTCAAGATGCCACTTCTCCCGAGCAGCGCAGAGCGATGTTTAACAGTGTAGACACTCGTCGGTACAACGCCATCAACTTTGAGGAGTATCTTCAG CTGATGAACAATATTAACATTGGGACTCCTGTACCCAGGCCTCCCGGAATTGAAGACGACAGAGATGAGATTATGAATTTAGTCTCAGATTTATCAGAAGCTTACACCTTTTCACAGATATGCAATGGTTTGTTCTAA